A single window of Ananas comosus cultivar F153 linkage group 17, ASM154086v1, whole genome shotgun sequence DNA harbors:
- the LOC109722830 gene encoding uncharacterized protein LOC109722830 yields MPTSAMAAAAYIRPKRASAPLDAAARARLRGDEVAMGGYDSSGSEHAALSGLIHAFFESEAGGGDAVDGAAAASVAAATAVEDSDGGEESDAEDGDRAVKTAEEVRALLGAAGKGDSFRIRLTADVSAAVEALAAFQRSRSAFCRAVMARLRECGYNAGLCKARWDGSKGIAAGNYEYIDVVAAATADDGVGGRRYIIDVGFAAEFELARATEEYGRVAGALPAVAVARPEEVRRAVKAVAKAARRSLQSRGLSVPPWRKRRFMAAKWLGPYRRTTNPLPASAGAAAVAVAAAGGGDVVCRAVGFAAPLPQPERPCYYYY; encoded by the exons ATGCCCA CGTCGGCGATGGCGGCAGCGGCATACATTCGGCCGAAGCGCGCGTCGGCCCCTCTTGATGCCGCCGCGAGGGCCCGCCTTCGCGGCGACGAAGTGGCGATGGGCGGGTACGACAGCAGCGGCAGCGAGCACGCGGCGCTCTCCGGCCTCATCCACGCATTCTTCGAGAGTGAGGCGGGCGGGGGTGACGCCGTCGACGGCGCTGCTGCGGCATCCGTGGCGGCGGCGACCGCGGTCGAGGATTCCGACGGCGGGGAGGAGTCCGACGCGGAGGACGGCGATCGGGCCGTGAAGACGGCCGAGGAGGTGAGGGCGCTTCTGGGTGCCGCCGGCAAGGGCGATTCCTTCCGGATTCGGCTGACGGCCGACGTGTCGGCTGCGGTGGAAGCGCTGGCGGCATTCCAGAGAAGCCGGTCGGCGTTCTGCCGCGCCGTGATGGCCCGGCTGCGCGAGTGCGGCTACAATGCCGGGCTCTGCAAGGCGCGGTGGGACGGGTCGAAGGGAATCGCCGCCGGCAACTACGAGTACATCGACGTCGTTGCCGCAGCTACGGCCGACGACGGCGTCGGGGGCAGAAGGTACATAATCGACGTCGGGTTCGCGGCGGAGTTCGAGCTGGCGCGGGCGACGGAGGAGTACGGGCGGGTGGCGGGGGCGCTgccggcggtggcggtggcgcgGCCGGAGGAGGTAAGGCGGGCGGTGAAGGCCGTGGCGAAGGCGGCGCGGCGGTCGCTGCAGAGCCGGGGGCTGAGCGTGCCGCCGTGGCGGAAGCGTCGGTTCATGGCCGCCAAGTGGCTCGGCCCCTACCGCCGCACCACCAACCCCCTGCCGGCCTCCGCGGGAGCCGCTGCGGTCGCGGTCGCGGCCGCTGGCGGCGGCGACGTTGTTTGCCGCGCGGTCGGGTTTGCGGCTCCGCTGCCGCAGCCCGAGAGGCcctgctattattattattag